A stretch of DNA from Firmicutes bacterium CAG:345:
AGATTTTGCTACTATATTTAACGAATTAAATGGTTCATCTAATTTTATAAATATTAATGTTTATATGGGCAAAACTGCAGTTTCATTGCTATCTGTATCAAACTGGGGTACTGCATATGACGTTTTATTTGATAACATTACATTTAATAGTACTGAAAATTTAGTTTCTGCCAATGCTAGTAACTTTGGTTTTGTAACACTTAATGCTTTATATACAAATGGTGGTGAAGCAACATATACATTCTCTAATATAACAAATAATGTTAATCTTCAAAATGAAGGAACATGTACTGGTATTTTAGTTGGATCAGGTCCTTGTTATAATTCAAAGACAACTGTAAATGTAAAAAATATTGTTAATAATGGAAATTTAACTGGTTTTTCCTCTGTTGGTTATTTATATGGTAACGCTGCATATATTGAATCTGTTGAAGAGTCAGGCAGTATATTTAATATTGAAAATTGTGTAAATAATAATATTTTATCTAGTACAACTGATAAATCAATTGTTGAATTTGCACCAAAACTTTCAACATTAAACGAAAAATATCAAGCTTTAGCTGGTGGTTCTTTCTTAAGTGAAAACTATTTAGCAAATAAAAAGATAACAGTAAATCAAAATGGTACTGAATTTACATTAAATACAACCGATACCAGCGTTAGTTATAAATTATTTTTTAATGTTTCAGCTATTTATTCTACTATAGATGGAGAAGCTTATGATGATTCTGATTTGGAAGTTGTAAATAATAAAGAAACATATGATACTAAGTGGTACGTTTCTAATGGAACAAAGTATTCACAAGATATAAAAGTTA
This window harbors:
- a CDS encoding unknown (no significant homology to UniProt); protein product: MGKTAVSLLSVSNWGTAYDVLFDNITFNSTENLVSANASNFGFVTLNALYTNGGEATYTFSNITNNVNLQNEGTCTGILVGSGPCYNSKTTVNVKNIVNNGNLTGFSSVGYLYGNAAYIESVEESGSIFNIENCVNNNILSSTTDKSIVEFAPKLSTLNEKYQALAGGSFLSENYLANKKITVNQNGTEFTLNTTDTSVSYKLFFNVSAIYSTIDGEAYDDSDLEVVNNKETYDTKWYVSNGTKYSQDIKVNTEAVGSLTNSFKAVDKRTAEKLGLTVSEFNNEYEIVVKDDTTYLVFNTEDFKYINSNVSLYVYAYDSNQTLKGTLKIK